The genomic region TTTTTATATCGTTCCACGAGCCGGACGAAGTTGGGGAGATGAAGTGCATTTGCGCGTTTGCCCGGCGTGGAATGGCCTTTTTTCACTTTGTCATCACCCCTTGGCGGGATCGAGGCCGATCCACGATGCGCTTCATTGTATTCGCCAAGGGGAACGCGCGTGCCGCGCGGCTACGCGTCAAGCGTCCGATATCGCACCCCGTAGTTGCCCCGCCGCGTGCGATAAACTTGGACACTGGACGCGTCGAGCCGTGGGCGCGCACCGGAATCGCGAAGGGTGGTCGCGACGTACATCGCGACAGCCTTGGAGTCGTACAAGCGAGCCTCATAAATCCAGGTCATGCGCACCCCTCCCGCCCTAGTTTGCCCGGGCAGCCGGGGAACATGAGGCGCTGACGTGATCGGCGACGACCTCGTGCCCCGCCCATCGCTTGACATTGAGCACCCCGCTGTCAAAGACAAGGTATTGTCCCTTGATGGCCCGCACCACGCCGCCGATAGGCTCGTCCGATCCAAGGCCGAGCGCCGTGAGCCGCAGCGCAAACTCCGCCTGCCGCGGATAGGTAAACCGTTGGACCTTGACGTCAGACACCAGATACCCGCGGTACGCATCATCCATCGCTGCCTGCACCTCTTGCACGACCTCGAGCAGCGGACGATCCGGCCCGGATTCATCGGCAAGCATCTTTCGCCAATTGGTCTTATCCGCCATACCGCGGGCGATGTGGACTTCGATCTCGCCGGCGGTCTTGCGGTCCGGGACCTCCGCGATCACGGCGGCTTCTGATGCACCTTGGTCCATCCAGCGCCTCAATTCACGCCCCTTGCGCGTGATGCCGACCTTGAATCCGCTGCTCCAGGCGATGTACACATAGTGCGGCACCATACAATGGACGCGCGCGAAGTCGTCGTCCCGGCACGTGCCCAAGTGAAAGTGACATTCATGCGGCTTGACGATGCAGAGATCGCACTCCGCGAGCGTCTGCACGCAGGGAAAGCAGTAACCGTTCTGGTACAGCTTCTTTACGCGCCTCCCACAGGCGATACAACGCCGCTCTCCGGTCGGCCTGAAGAACAGCGTATCGCCGATCGAGACCGGCACGGAACACGGCCCTTCGGCGGTCGCGTACCGCAGCCTGTAGGAGACGGGCGTATCGAGGCCTGGCTCGAGCTCACGCAGATCTCCCGTCCACAACATAAATCCGTCCCCCAAACCTCACACTACAACCGCTGCAAGCATCCGATGAACAGGAAGAGGGAACGCCGAATGTATCTTGCGCTCGCAGTGCTTCCAGGGCTGCTTTTCCTCGCACTGATCTACACGTACGACAAACTCCATCCCGAGCCGAAGCGGGAGATCGCCAAGTTGTTCCTTCTCGGCGCGCTGGTGGTCTTACCCGCAGGCGTGATCGAACGGACCTTGCTCGATCACGCCCCAACACAGCCAACCACCTGGCGCGGGATCTTCGCCACAGCCTTCTTCGTGGCTGGCATGGTCGAAGAGTTCTTGAAAGCAGCTGTTTTTGAGCGCACCGTGCTCGATCGCGGCCGGCTTCAGGCACCGGTTGACGCGATCGTCTACGCCTGCGCGATTGGCCTTGGATTTGCTACGGTCGAAAACATTCTGTACGTGACGAGCTCTGGCTTTTGGACCGCGGTGGTGCGGGCAGTGACGGCTGTACCGGCGCACTTCATGTTTGCCATTATCATGGG from Alicyclobacillus vulcanalis harbors:
- a CDS encoding PrsW family intramembrane metalloprotease, with protein sequence MYLALAVLPGLLFLALIYTYDKLHPEPKREIAKLFLLGALVVLPAGVIERTLLDHAPTQPTTWRGIFATAFFVAGMVEEFLKAAVFERTVLDRGRLQAPVDAIVYACAIGLGFATVENILYVTSSGFWTAVVRAVTAVPAHFMFAIIMGYQFARARFLGTSRAWGYIAPAIAHGVYDTFALAGSLIADFVLAGVLILLCEYSVHILRRARQPWRIRWT
- a CDS encoding DUF2797 domain-containing protein; amino-acid sequence: MLWTGDLRELEPGLDTPVSYRLRYATAEGPCSVPVSIGDTLFFRPTGERRCIACGRRVKKLYQNGYCFPCVQTLAECDLCIVKPHECHFHLGTCRDDDFARVHCMVPHYVYIAWSSGFKVGITRKGRELRRWMDQGASEAAVIAEVPDRKTAGEIEVHIARGMADKTNWRKMLADESGPDRPLLEVVQEVQAAMDDAYRGYLVSDVKVQRFTYPRQAEFALRLTALGLGSDEPIGGVVRAIKGQYLVFDSGVLNVKRWAGHEVVADHVSASCSPAARAN